A window from Opitutia bacterium ISCC 52 encodes these proteins:
- a CDS encoding TolC family protein: MQIVATAEIAYWELYYSQVAYELNLESVELANTLLSDSLASFEAGRGSQLDVLEAEAGLAQREALRKEASLQRIEALNNLAMFFGGMPKENMISYVATDAPVSKPVEISFDSSILTAMTMNPDFLNIRLQMAQELIRLGVCKKLQTSETVT, from the coding sequence ATTCAGATAGTTGCTACTGCCGAGATCGCTTATTGGGAATTGTACTACTCGCAGGTTGCCTACGAGCTGAATCTTGAGTCAGTTGAGTTAGCCAACACACTATTGTCAGACAGTCTCGCCAGTTTTGAAGCAGGCCGTGGTTCACAGTTGGATGTATTGGAAGCAGAAGCTGGCCTTGCTCAGCGAGAGGCATTGCGCAAGGAAGCTTCTTTGCAACGAATAGAAGCGCTCAATAATTTAGCTATGTTCTTTGGAGGTATGCCAAAGGAAAATATGATTAGTTACGTTGCGACAGACGCACCTGTTTCGAAGCCGGTAGAGATCTCCTTCGATTCGAGTATACTAACAGCAATGACCATGAATCCTGATTTTTTGAATATACGTCTTCAGATGGCTCAGGAGTTAATTCGATTGGGGGTTTGCAAAAAGCTTCAAACCTCTGAGACTGTAACTTAG
- a CDS encoding matrixin family metalloprotease: MLIAAQQSWKLSGLLSGSQLAGLKGLEIVLVDLQGPTLAEVNGDSIFIDITAAGYGCFVDETPLHNEESELKTDANLLSAEKGSDAWDRIDLLSVLLHELGHVAGLDHDIEHTVLAPIMAENLDPGSRYMMPVALSSFVIRSKAPFLESGYGFHVSLPTIWPVSWTLFEWWLPRIN, translated from the coding sequence ATGCTCATCGCAGCCCAACAAAGTTGGAAGCTCTCCGGACTGCTGTCAGGATCTCAGCTTGCCGGCCTTAAAGGACTGGAGATTGTCCTGGTCGATTTGCAGGGCCCGACACTGGCAGAGGTCAATGGCGATTCTATCTTCATTGATATCACTGCTGCCGGTTACGGTTGCTTTGTGGACGAAACGCCGCTCCATAATGAGGAATCTGAGTTAAAAACTGATGCGAATTTGTTATCCGCTGAAAAGGGTAGTGATGCCTGGGATCGCATCGATTTACTCTCAGTGCTGCTGCACGAGCTTGGCCATGTAGCTGGATTGGATCACGATATCGAACACACCGTTCTTGCCCCAATAATGGCTGAGAATCTCGACCCAGGTAGTCGCTATATGATGCCGGTGGCACTATCATCTTTTGTCATTAGATCAAAAGCGCCCTTTTTGGAGAGTGGATACGGTTTTCATGTGAGCTTACCTACGATCTGGCCTGTTTCATGGACTCTATTTGAATGGTGGCTCCCCAGGATAAATTAA
- a CDS encoding 3-oxoacid CoA-transferase has product MNRIPVITAQEAAQKVSSGDTLLVGGFGMTGNPTSLLHALAETDIQDLTYVGNNVGESNLGGGKLLLNGQIKKMIGSFFTSNRDAVNAAQSGEVEYELLPQGSLAEALRAGGAGIGGFYTPTSTGTPLAENRDRRTINGTEQVFIKGIRGNVAFIRAWKADTVGNLVYRMTEQNFNKAMATAADIVVAEVEEIVPAGALAPEAIHTPGCHVDYLIECKLSEKNLGSSASIDSQRKIPETRMNMAQRAYLELRSGHVVNLGIGIPTLVAELIKEEDGITLHTENGMLGIGPSPTDGGGAMDYPVNAGKIPVTALNGTSYFDSADSFGMIRGGHVDVAIMGGLEVDESGNLANWAVPGKPLLGVGGAMDLASGAKKLVITLTHTSRNGTSKIVPQCTLPLTAQKAVAIIITDLAVFDYSAGQLTLREIMPGSSLEEIREKTAASFVEQLD; this is encoded by the coding sequence ATGAACAGGATTCCCGTTATAACAGCTCAAGAAGCCGCCCAAAAAGTAAGTAGCGGAGACACGCTTCTCGTAGGAGGTTTTGGTATGACCGGCAATCCCACAAGCCTGCTACATGCACTCGCTGAGACCGACATTCAAGACCTTACCTACGTGGGAAATAATGTGGGTGAATCCAACCTCGGCGGGGGTAAGTTACTCCTCAATGGGCAAATCAAAAAGATGATTGGTTCCTTCTTCACCAGCAACCGCGACGCAGTCAATGCAGCACAGTCTGGTGAAGTTGAATACGAACTCCTGCCTCAAGGTTCACTGGCCGAAGCGCTCAGAGCTGGTGGGGCTGGAATCGGCGGATTTTATACACCCACATCCACCGGTACGCCTCTCGCAGAAAACCGGGACAGACGAACCATCAATGGCACCGAGCAAGTCTTCATCAAAGGCATCCGCGGCAACGTAGCTTTCATCCGTGCCTGGAAGGCAGATACGGTTGGGAACCTGGTTTACCGCATGACTGAGCAAAATTTTAATAAGGCCATGGCGACTGCTGCAGACATCGTGGTAGCTGAAGTCGAAGAGATCGTTCCTGCCGGAGCGCTCGCACCTGAGGCGATCCATACCCCAGGCTGCCATGTTGACTATTTGATTGAATGTAAATTGTCAGAAAAAAATCTGGGCTCATCAGCAAGTATCGACAGCCAACGCAAGATTCCTGAAACACGAATGAATATGGCTCAACGCGCCTACCTCGAGCTGCGTTCAGGACATGTTGTTAATCTGGGAATTGGTATTCCCACCCTGGTGGCCGAGCTCATTAAGGAGGAAGATGGCATCACTCTACACACCGAAAACGGCATGCTGGGCATAGGGCCTTCTCCCACCGATGGCGGGGGTGCCATGGACTATCCAGTCAACGCCGGCAAGATCCCCGTCACAGCCCTCAATGGCACCAGCTATTTCGACAGCGCTGATTCATTTGGGATGATTCGCGGCGGTCATGTGGATGTGGCCATCATGGGTGGCCTCGAAGTCGATGAAAGTGGAAATCTAGCCAATTGGGCCGTACCAGGAAAGCCACTACTAGGAGTTGGCGGAGCTATGGACCTCGCATCCGGCGCCAAGAAGTTAGTAATTACACTCACTCATACGAGCCGGAATGGGACTTCAAAAATCGTACCTCAATGCACTTTGCCACTCACCGCCCAAAAGGCAGTCGCCATTATTATTACTGACCTGGCCGTATTCGACTACAGTGCAGGCCAACTTACCCTTAGAGAGATCATGCCCGGCTCGAGCCTGGAGGAAATTCGGGAAAAAACAGCAGCTTCGTTTGTCGAGCAATTGGATTAA
- the pcaC gene encoding 4-carboxymuconolactone decarboxylase: protein MSQKDNTQDIHARGMKNRRAVLGNEHVNQAVESTNELNADFQEFITRYAWGEIWDRPGLDKKTRSLLTLSILVAEGKDEELQMHVRAAITNGVSVAEIKEVFMHTAIYCGLPAANQAFKLATPVLKELGKL from the coding sequence ATGAGCCAGAAAGACAACACACAAGACATTCATGCCCGCGGCATGAAAAACCGAAGAGCCGTCCTAGGAAATGAGCACGTGAACCAAGCCGTCGAAAGCACGAACGAATTAAACGCAGACTTTCAGGAGTTTATCACTCGATATGCCTGGGGTGAAATCTGGGACCGGCCCGGATTAGACAAAAAGACACGCAGCCTGCTCACCCTATCCATCCTGGTAGCGGAAGGAAAAGACGAGGAACTTCAAATGCACGTGCGAGCGGCGATCACAAATGGAGTCAGCGTAGCAGAAATCAAAGAAGTCTTCATGCACACAGCCATCTACTGCGGACTTCCAGCGGCCAACCAGGCCTTCAAGCTGGCAACGCCTGTCCTAAAAGAGCTGGGGAAGCTCTAG
- the pcaD gene encoding 3-oxoadipate enol-lactonase — protein sequence MPGIATSDGIQISYQLEGDSSKPTLAFSNSLGTNRSMWDKQALTFADSFQILRYDTRGHGQSDAPEGPYSLERLGNDVVDLLDALELDSVHFCGLSLGGMTGMWLGSQSAERIQSLTLCCTSAFLPPADLWNLRIQQVADHGMASITEVVLNRWFTPPFLATESADQTSVREQLQSTPIKGYTGCCGAIRDMDCRPSLPSINKPCLIIAGADDQATPPEHGKLIAAGIPGASYLEIEDAAHLSNIEQAETFNSTVLNFLLQHSQ from the coding sequence GTGCCCGGCATAGCAACCAGTGACGGAATTCAGATAAGCTACCAATTGGAAGGCGATTCGTCCAAACCGACTCTGGCATTCTCAAACTCCCTCGGAACAAACCGGTCCATGTGGGACAAGCAGGCTCTGACCTTTGCTGATTCGTTTCAAATCCTTCGCTACGATACGCGCGGCCATGGGCAATCAGATGCGCCCGAAGGCCCCTACTCGCTTGAGCGTCTCGGTAACGACGTTGTTGATTTACTAGATGCCCTTGAGCTTGATTCCGTTCACTTCTGTGGATTGTCCCTAGGAGGCATGACCGGCATGTGGTTGGGAAGCCAATCAGCCGAACGTATCCAATCACTTACACTCTGCTGCACCTCTGCCTTTCTGCCACCCGCCGATCTTTGGAACTTACGCATACAACAAGTAGCTGATCATGGCATGGCATCCATTACTGAAGTTGTATTAAACCGCTGGTTTACACCTCCGTTTCTAGCGACCGAATCTGCAGACCAGACCTCGGTTCGTGAACAACTCCAATCGACGCCTATCAAGGGTTACACAGGTTGCTGTGGAGCCATAAGGGATATGGATTGCCGTCCCAGTCTTCCAAGTATCAACAAGCCTTGCCTGATAATTGCTGGGGCCGACGACCAAGCCACGCCCCCCGAACACGGGAAACTGATCGCGGCCGGAATCCCCGGAGCCTCATATTTGGAAATTGAAGACGCAGCCCACCTTTCAAATATTGAACAAGCAGAGACATTTAACTCTACCGTATTGAATTTTTTACTACAGCATTCTCAATGA